The genomic window CCTTTCGTCCAATCTCGGCGTCATGCTCAAAAAATAATGCTCGGAATATCACATATATGCCTGCGCTTATTTTTTTCGCGCTCCTTGATCTTGAACGAAATTCCTCATTTCTGGATAGACACTACCAGCGGATATCCGGATTGCGGGAATCCGGTGCCGGGTTCCCGCAATCACGGCTTTATTTGACCGACAAAATTGATAAACTCGTAACAACCCGAAAGGCTTCAAATGCCACCCAATAAAATCAACAAGTTACAAGACGAATCACGTCCGTCGAGCAGGTTGTTGCGAGACCGACAAAATTGAAACAGAGAGTCGGGCGGCAAGCCCAGGGAGTTATATCATGGAACAGGAAATTACAACCCAGACCGCCGCGCAACCCGCGGCCATCGATGCGGTGGCCGGGCAGGTCAAGGAACTGCAGGACAGGATCGCCGCCCTGGAGAGCAAGGAAGACCACCTGACCCTGGTCCTTTTCAGCGGTGATTTCGACAAGGCCATGGCCGCCTTTATCATTGCCAACGGGGCCATTGCCATGGGCCGGGAAGTAACCATCTTTGTTACCTTCTGGGGCCTTGACGTGATCAAGAAATCCAATTTCAACACCGCCGGCCGCGGTTTTTTCGAGAAAATGGTCCTGATG from Desulfobacterales bacterium includes these protein-coding regions:
- a CDS encoding DsrE/DsrF/DrsH-like family protein, coding for MEQEITTQTAAQPAAIDAVAGQVKELQDRIAALESKEDHLTLVLFSGDFDKAMAAFIIANGAIAMGREVTIFVTFWGLDVIKKSNFNTAGRGFFEKMVLMMRPKGAGKLGTSQMNFGGIGPRLFKFMMKQHNIEQLESLVDMAREYGVKIVACKMSVDLMGIKQSDLLDGVEFGGVAAMLGDAYDGQVTLFI